A segment of the Fusobacterium ulcerans genome:
TCTCCTGTTTTTATTTTCTATATTGTCAATGTATAGAAATAGTAGCAAAGAATTGCTGCAAAAGGATACATAGCTGCTGGTACTTCTTTGCTTCTTCCACTTGCTAATTTTAATATTACATAAACGATTATTGCTGCGGATATACCATTTGCAACGTTAAATGTAAATATTGTTAAAGCCACTGATAAAAATGCTGGTATACATTCTGTAGCATCATCATAATTTATGTTTCTCATTCCGCTAAGCATTTTTACCCCAATAAGCATTAATGTCGGAGCAGTTGCTGCTGCTGGTATCATTAAAGCTAATGGTGTTATCAGGAACATAAGTAAAAATACTACTGATGTAGATATAGAAGTAAGCCCTGTTTTTCCTCCAGCTTCTACTCCACTTGCTGATTCCAAGTATGTAGTCATACATGGCATACAGAAGAAGCTTCCCAATACAGTAGAAATAGAATCTACATAGAAGCATTTTTCTATTCCTGGAAGATTTCCATCTTTATCTAAAAGCCCTGCCTTTGCTCCTACACCTATAACAGTTCCAAAAGTAGAGAAAAAGTCAGGTATGAAAAGAGCAAATAAGAACGGAATATATTTTATATTCAATGCTCCAATTATATCAATATTAAATGCCATTTCTGCAACACTTCCAGGAGCTGCAAAGATAGTAGTAGGTATTTTAGTAACTCCTAAAGGGATTCCTATTATTGTTGTAAGAATTATTGCAAGAATAACTCCTCCATTTACTTTTCTTATCTCTAATACTAAAAGTATAACAAGTCCTATAACTGCAAGAATTGCTGCTGGACTTGTAAGATCTCCAAATCCAAGTACATTCTTCTTCGCATTTGCAACTATTATTCCAGCATTTTTAAATCCAAGGAGAGATATGAATAATCCAATACCTGCACTGATAGATATTTTTATACTCAATGGAATAAGTTTTACAATAAGGTCTCTAAGTCCTACAAATGAAATGATAACAAATAAAATTCCTTCCCAGAATATAACTCCTGAAGCCACTGCTGGAGACATTTCCTCTCCAACTATCATAGTTATTGCATAAACTCCTACACTTCCAAGCCCTGGTCCCAATACAAATGGTCTGTTAGTTACAAGTCCCATTGCTGTAGATGTTACAGCACATAATATGATGACCATAGTAAGAACTGCTGCTTTGCTGAACCCTGCTGCCCCCATCATAGATGGCACAGTTGCCAGTACATATGCCATTGTTGCAAATGTAGTTATTCCCGCTAATATTTCAGTTTTCACATCAGTTCCATGTTCTTTCAGCTTAAATTGCTTCTCTAAAAAATCCATTTTAAAAATTTCCCCCTTAAATTTTATAAATTAATATGAAGTAGTATAACACAAATTCTGGTTTTTTCAAACTATTTTATATACCCAGTCTATACTGTTTATATGCTCATTTTATAGAACTTTTTTAATCTGTTTTCATGTTCTAAAAAACATTGACTTTTTTAATGAAGTATAGTATTCTTTAATTGAACATAGTCGCTAAAAAAACGATTCAAACATTTTTTATGGCAAAGTAATGGAAACATTACGACGCAAAGCTATAGGGCCTGTAAAGTGGCAGCCAGTTGCAATTCTAAAAATACAGAGCTACTCTGTCTTTTTGTGATTGCACTTTTTTTATCTAAATTACTAATTTAGTTATTTATATATTTTGGAGGAAAATTTATGAAAAAAATATTAATTTTTTTAGGAATATTTACATTTTCTATCCTTGCATTTGGTGTGAATGATAAGGACGAAAAAGAAGTAATAGTTACTGCTGAATTTATGGCCCCTATTAGTGTTAATGTAATTCGACATGCCGATTTTGGAACTGTTATAGCACAAAACTATAGTTCTAAAAATAGACCTTCAACAAGTTCTGGGCATCACGGAGAAATAAAAATATCTGGTGATGGAGATATAAAAATACAATGGGCTGATATAACGCAAGGAGAACCACAAGATGTGAAAAATACTCGCAATCTTAAGGTGGTTTTAACTAATGAAAACAATCCAGCTCAACAAATAAATTCAGAATTCATGTTAGTGGAGAATGAAGAGGACTTTAAAAACATTGAAAATTTAAAATTAACAGAAAGTTCTCCTGCAACTCTTTTTGTTACTGGAACTTTAACTGATATTTCATCTAATACTCCTTCTGGAGTTTATAAAGGTTCTATTGTCTTCAGAGTTGAATATACTGATGATGCTAGCAATTAAATATATTTTAAAAAATAAGTTTACAATTTTTTCACAATACTTTTGGTTAAATAATAAAATAATATAAAAATGGTGGTGCTAATGAAAAAACTAATTACAATTTTCTTTGTATTCTTAACCTCTTTTGCTTTTGGGAAAGACTCTTTGACTATAAAGATACCTCTTAATCTTACAGATATGTATCTGTATAAAAATTTAGAAACTGGTAAATATGAGGGTGTTTATGGTGAGTTATTTGAAAAAATCAATGCTGAAAAACTAGATTCTAAATATGATCTGGATTACAAACTGGAAAGTGAAGACCCTGAAATCATGATAAGGGTAGTTGACTCTCATCAAAATGAACATTACAAT
Coding sequences within it:
- a CDS encoding NCS2 family permease, with product MDFLEKQFKLKEHGTDVKTEILAGITTFATMAYVLATVPSMMGAAGFSKAAVLTMVIILCAVTSTAMGLVTNRPFVLGPGLGSVGVYAITMIVGEEMSPAVASGVIFWEGILFVIISFVGLRDLIVKLIPLSIKISISAGIGLFISLLGFKNAGIIVANAKKNVLGFGDLTSPAAILAVIGLVILLVLEIRKVNGGVILAIILTTIIGIPLGVTKIPTTIFAAPGSVAEMAFNIDIIGALNIKYIPFLFALFIPDFFSTFGTVIGVGAKAGLLDKDGNLPGIEKCFYVDSISTVLGSFFCMPCMTTYLESASGVEAGGKTGLTSISTSVVFLLMFLITPLALMIPAAATAPTLMLIGVKMLSGMRNINYDDATECIPAFLSVALTIFTFNVANGISAAIIVYVILKLASGRSKEVPAAMYPFAAILCYYFYTLTI